The Pagrus major chromosome 10, Pma_NU_1.0 genome contains a region encoding:
- the LOC141003441 gene encoding low affinity immunoglobulin gamma Fc region receptor II-like isoform X1: MEFTGLLLTLSSLAVSPDRSQFFKYESLSLSCEDDRNSSRWRVKAKTVRGVSECGRDWGSVQGSTCLINEAYSWNSGVYWCESTSGETSPAANITVTENNVILESPVFPVTEGESVTLRCSTRSNSSDLRASVFMKDRSPVEAAITGQMTVPAVSKSDEGLYMCVINGVGASTESWLAVRERVTEEKEAARPTHGFTGNVTEAGPAAPAAPLLSVSRLICLLVAGTPYLLSTIKLGLLYRDKAKTRQVEETRHCDEVQMEEIN, from the exons ATGGAGTTCACAggtctcctcctcaccctct cctctctgGCCGTCTCTCCTGACAGATCTCAGTTCTTCAAGTACGAGTCTTTGTCTCTGAGCTGTGAGGACGACAGAAATTCCTCCAGATGGAGAGTGAAGGCCAAAACGGTCCGAGGAGTCTCAGAGTGTGGACGCGACTGGGGCTCTGTGCAGGGCTCCACCTGCCTCATCAATGAGGCCTACAGCTGGAACAGCGGGGTGTACTGGTGTGAGTCCACGTCCGGAGAGACGAGTCCAGCTGCCAACATCACCGTCACCG AGAATAATGTGATCCTGGAGAGTCCAGTGTTTCCTGTGACGGAGGGAGAATCTGTGACTCTGCGCTGCTCGACTCGAAGCAACTCTTCAGACCTGCGAGCCAGCGTCTTCATGAAGGACAGATCTCCTGTCGAAGCCGCGATCACGGGACAGATGACCGTCCCCGCCGTGTCCAAGTCTGATGAAGGCCTCTACATGTGTGTGATCAATGGAGTCGGGGCGTCGACAGAGAGCTGGCTCGCTGTCAGAG AACGAGTCACAGAGGAAAAGGAAGCAGCTCGACCCACTCATGGTTTCACTGGAAACGTGACAGAAG CAggtcctgctgctcctgcagctcccctcctgtctgtctccagacTCATATGTCTTCTAGTGGCGGGGACTCCCTACCTGCTGTCCACCATCAAACTGGGACTCCTGTACAGAGACAAGGCTAAAA CACGGCAAGTCGAAGAGACAAGACACTGCGATGAAGTCCAGATGGAGGAAATAAACTGA
- the LOC141003900 gene encoding butyrophilin subfamily 3 member A2-like yields MLLLKIRQLKSELTAFNFSVFYHTAVLLLLTRCCGGQFQVVGPLQPLIVTIGEDVILPCHLKPAGDAVGMTFEWARPDLNPRFVHVWHERQNLHVNQHLSYKGRTSVSTDKLKRGDISLKLSKVKLSDKGIYRCYFPDLDKDSIVQLVVATAASPAISLAGIDRTSGGVVLKCNSTGWYPEPEVFWLDAEGNLLSAGPTETVSGPDDLYTVSSRVTVEKRHGNSFTCRVQQNSTNQTRETLIHVPDDFFMVPSSSAACITISVVACFTCALAVVFAVWKLRRNKTETKMTSQEEQRLVAENDKKTAEIAEELQRKKEEHKDMADTLVKQKKALNKQRDELKDLRMKVEELVEDNESKLKSVEEAPDHHTTHKEIIYQNNWNLKDRLKELETMVLNTEKLLQMTEKVIVKTTEKKEAENQMNEK; encoded by the exons ATGCTTCTCCTGAAGATAAGGCAGTTGAAATCTGAGCTCACTGCTTTTAACTTCTCAGTTTTTTATCACACCGCTGTGCTGCTTCTCCTGACACGCTGCTGTGGAG GTCAGTTTCAGGTAGTTGGTCCACTGCAGCCGTTGATTGTAACCATTGGTGAGGATGTTATTTTGCCATGCCATCTGAAACCAGCTGGGGATGCTGTGGGTATGACGTTTGAGTGGGCGAGACCTGACTTGAATCCCAGATTTGTCCATGTGTGGCATGAACGTCAAAACCTTCATGTTAATCAGCATCTGTCCTACAAAGGACGAACATCAGTGTCCACCGACAAGCTGAAGCGTGGAGACATTTCACTGAAACTCTCCAAAGTCAAACTCTCTGATAAGGGAATATACAGATGTTACTTTCCAGATTTGGATAAAGACTCTATTGTTCAACTTGTTGTTG CGACTGCTGCTTCGCCGGCCATCAGTTTAGCAGGGATTGACAGGACCTCCGGTGGCGTGgtcttaaagtgtaactctacAGGCTGGTATCCAGAACCTGAGGTGTTCTGGCTGGATGCTGAGGGaaacctcctctctgctggacctACAGAGACAGTCAGCGGTCCAGATGACCTCTatactgtcagcagcagagtgactgtgGAGAAGAGACACGGCAACAGCTTCACCTGTAGAGTCCAACAGAACAGCACCAACCAGACCAGAGAGACACTCATACATGTTCCAG ATGATTTCTTCATGGTCCCATCCAGTTCTGCTGCCTGTATCACCATCAGTGTGGTTGCTTGCTTCACATGTGCTCTTGCAGTTGTCTTTGCTGTATGGAAATTGAGGCGAAACAAAACCG AAACCAAGATGACCTCACAAGAAGAACAGCGGCTCGTGGCAGAGAATGACAAGAAAACAGCAGAGATTGCTGAAGAATTacagaggaaaaaggaagaacACAAAGACATGGCTGACACACTGGTGAAACAGAAGAAGGCATTGAATAAACAGAGAGATGAACTGAAAGACCTACGGATGAAGGTAGAGGAACTGGTGGAGGACAATGAAAGTAAGCTTAAGTCAGTGGAGGAAGCACCAGATCACCACACGACGCATAAAGAAATAATATATCAGAACAATTGGAACCTGAAGGACAGACTGAAGGAACTTGAGACTATGGTACTGAACACAGAGAAACTATTACAGATGACAGAGAAAGTGATTGTTAAAACGACAGAAAAGAAGGAAGCAGAGAACCAGATGAATGAAAAGTAA
- the LOC141003441 gene encoding low affinity immunoglobulin gamma Fc region receptor II-like isoform X2, with protein sequence MEFTGLLLTLSSLAVSPDRSQFFKYESLSLSCEDDRNSSRWRVKAKTVRGVSECGRDWGSVQGSTCLINEAYSWNSGVYWCESTSGETSPAANITVTENNVILESPVFPVTEGESVTLRCSTRSNSSDLRASVFMKDRSPVEAAITGQMTVPAVSKSDEGLYMCVINGVGASTESWLAVRERVTEEKEAARPTHGFTGNVTEGPAAPAAPLLSVSRLICLLVAGTPYLLSTIKLGLLYRDKAKTRQVEETRHCDEVQMEEIN encoded by the exons ATGGAGTTCACAggtctcctcctcaccctct cctctctgGCCGTCTCTCCTGACAGATCTCAGTTCTTCAAGTACGAGTCTTTGTCTCTGAGCTGTGAGGACGACAGAAATTCCTCCAGATGGAGAGTGAAGGCCAAAACGGTCCGAGGAGTCTCAGAGTGTGGACGCGACTGGGGCTCTGTGCAGGGCTCCACCTGCCTCATCAATGAGGCCTACAGCTGGAACAGCGGGGTGTACTGGTGTGAGTCCACGTCCGGAGAGACGAGTCCAGCTGCCAACATCACCGTCACCG AGAATAATGTGATCCTGGAGAGTCCAGTGTTTCCTGTGACGGAGGGAGAATCTGTGACTCTGCGCTGCTCGACTCGAAGCAACTCTTCAGACCTGCGAGCCAGCGTCTTCATGAAGGACAGATCTCCTGTCGAAGCCGCGATCACGGGACAGATGACCGTCCCCGCCGTGTCCAAGTCTGATGAAGGCCTCTACATGTGTGTGATCAATGGAGTCGGGGCGTCGACAGAGAGCTGGCTCGCTGTCAGAG AACGAGTCACAGAGGAAAAGGAAGCAGCTCGACCCACTCATGGTTTCACTGGAAACGTGACAGAAG gtcctgctgctcctgcagctcccctcctgtctgtctccagacTCATATGTCTTCTAGTGGCGGGGACTCCCTACCTGCTGTCCACCATCAAACTGGGACTCCTGTACAGAGACAAGGCTAAAA CACGGCAAGTCGAAGAGACAAGACACTGCGATGAAGTCCAGATGGAGGAAATAAACTGA